In a single window of the Microbacterium sp. SL75 genome:
- a CDS encoding YaeQ family protein, with translation MAIGSTIHTFTVQLSDVDRGVYDELPLRVARHPSETAPYMLTRVLAYCLEYEEGIGFSEGVAATDEPAVMVRDLTGALVAWVEVGAPDAARLHTGSMKAERVAVYTHRDPDKVAAPWAGKRIHRADEVLLHSFEPGFAEKLADAIERRNTATLTRTEGRIYLELNGVSGESDIHTRTAG, from the coding sequence GTGGCTATCGGCTCGACCATTCACACCTTCACGGTGCAACTTTCCGACGTCGACCGCGGCGTGTACGACGAACTGCCGTTGCGCGTCGCCCGGCATCCGTCCGAGACCGCTCCGTACATGCTGACGCGCGTGCTGGCGTACTGCCTCGAGTACGAGGAGGGCATCGGCTTCAGCGAGGGTGTCGCCGCCACCGACGAGCCCGCCGTGATGGTCCGCGATCTCACCGGTGCGCTCGTCGCCTGGGTCGAGGTCGGGGCTCCGGATGCCGCCCGCCTGCACACCGGCAGCATGAAGGCCGAGAGGGTCGCCGTCTACACGCACCGCGACCCCGACAAGGTCGCAGCGCCCTGGGCCGGCAAGCGCATCCACCGCGCCGACGAGGTGCTGCTGCACAGCTTCGAGCCCGGCTTCGCCGAGAAGCTCGCCGACGCCATCGAACGCCGCAACACCGCCACCCTCACCCGCACCGAGGGGCGCATCTACCTCGAACTCAACGGCGTTTCGGGCGAGAGCGACATCCACACCCGCACCGCGGGCTGA
- the prfB gene encoding peptide chain release factor 2, translating into MLELDLTADIQALRSTFADIQAVVDVDALKADIDRLSEEAGAPDLWDDVENAQKVTSRLSHRQAELKRVSEIEQRLDDLEVLVGLAIEMDDEESADEARRELASLKDVIGQLEVQTLLDGEYDPRSAVVTIRSGAGGDDATDFAEMLLRMYLRWAERHKYPVKVMDTSYAEGAGIKSATFEVDVPYAYGTLSVEAGTHRLARISPFGGADKRQTSFAAVEVIPVMEEAVEVEVPEGDIRVDVFRSSGPGGQSVNTTDSAVRITHLPTGLVVSMQNEKSQIQNRAAAMRVLQTRLLLLKREEEAAKKKELAGTITASWGDQMRSYFLYGQQLVKDLRTGYEVGNPAVVFDGDLDGLIAAGIRWRKRKDDD; encoded by the coding sequence ATGCTCGAACTCGATTTGACCGCCGACATCCAGGCGCTGCGCTCGACCTTCGCCGATATCCAGGCCGTGGTCGACGTCGACGCACTCAAAGCCGACATCGATCGCCTGAGCGAAGAGGCCGGTGCTCCCGACCTCTGGGACGACGTCGAGAACGCTCAGAAGGTCACCAGCCGTCTCAGCCACCGCCAGGCGGAGCTCAAGCGCGTCTCGGAGATCGAGCAGCGGCTCGACGACCTCGAGGTGCTGGTGGGTCTCGCGATCGAGATGGACGACGAGGAGTCCGCCGACGAGGCTCGTCGCGAACTCGCCTCGCTGAAAGACGTGATCGGCCAGCTCGAGGTGCAGACGCTTCTCGACGGCGAGTACGACCCGCGTTCGGCGGTCGTCACGATCCGCTCGGGTGCCGGCGGCGACGACGCCACCGACTTCGCCGAGATGCTGCTGCGCATGTACCTGCGTTGGGCCGAGCGTCACAAGTACCCCGTCAAGGTCATGGACACCTCTTACGCCGAAGGCGCCGGCATCAAGTCGGCCACCTTCGAGGTCGACGTGCCCTACGCCTACGGCACGCTGTCGGTCGAGGCCGGCACGCACCGTCTCGCGCGCATCAGCCCCTTCGGTGGCGCCGACAAGCGCCAGACGAGCTTCGCCGCGGTCGAGGTCATCCCCGTGATGGAAGAAGCCGTCGAGGTCGAAGTCCCCGAGGGCGACATCCGCGTCGACGTCTTCCGCTCCTCGGGCCCGGGTGGTCAGTCGGTCAACACCACCGACTCCGCCGTGCGCATCACGCACCTTCCCACGGGCCTGGTCGTCTCGATGCAGAACGAGAAGTCGCAGATCCAGAACCGCGCGGCCGCCATGCGCGTGCTGCAGACCCGCCTGCTGTTGCTCAAGCGCGAAGAAGAGGCCGCGAAGAAGAAGGAGCTCGCCGGCACGATCACCGCGAGCTGGGGCGATCAGATGCGCTCCTACTTCCTCTACGGTCAGCAGCTCGTGAAAGACCTGCGCACCGGCTACGAGGTCGGAAACCCCGCGGTCGTCTTCGACGGCGACCTCGACGGTCTGATCGCGGCCGGCATCCGCTGGCGCAAGCGCAAGGACGACGACTGA
- a CDS encoding helix-turn-helix transcriptional regulator, whose translation MTVTDLNNTSRLLTPREVAAWLGRSVPALSQMRYRGTGPRFIRAGGRVRYRVCDVEAWLTAGERSAT comes from the coding sequence ATGACTGTCACGGACCTTAACAACACATCTCGCCTTCTCACGCCCAGGGAGGTCGCGGCGTGGCTCGGTCGCTCCGTGCCCGCGCTATCTCAGATGCGCTATCGGGGCACCGGCCCGCGCTTCATCCGTGCCGGTGGCCGAGTCCGATATCGAGTTTGTGATGTAGAGGCGTGGCTAACGGCTGGGGAGAGGAGCGCGACCTGA
- a CDS encoding SIMPL domain-containing protein, producing the protein MSEVVITVRGESNARVRAEEAAVRVTVSTDGPVRGPVVERAQERAASVQDGLVAHLRSGEVSEWSSARVSVWSDRPWNNEGAQLPLVHHAAVELSATFTDAGALSWWLGDVAESDDVQVTAVEWRLSPTTRARVEREVAADAVHVAVERATAYADALGLASVSAVEIADAGLLAAHPETPAPMGARLMAASATGPSFSLQPPEIVVTSVVEGRFRAE; encoded by the coding sequence ATGAGTGAGGTCGTCATCACCGTCCGGGGCGAGAGCAACGCCCGCGTCCGCGCCGAAGAGGCCGCCGTCCGGGTGACCGTCTCGACCGATGGCCCCGTGCGCGGTCCTGTCGTCGAGCGGGCTCAAGAGCGCGCCGCGAGCGTGCAAGACGGGCTGGTCGCCCACCTCCGCTCCGGCGAGGTGTCCGAGTGGTCGAGCGCCCGTGTGTCCGTCTGGTCCGACCGCCCCTGGAACAACGAAGGCGCGCAGCTCCCCCTCGTCCATCACGCCGCGGTAGAGCTGTCCGCCACCTTCACCGACGCGGGAGCCCTGTCGTGGTGGCTGGGCGATGTCGCCGAATCCGACGACGTGCAGGTCACCGCCGTGGAGTGGCGCCTGTCCCCCACCACCCGCGCCCGGGTCGAGCGAGAGGTCGCCGCCGACGCCGTGCACGTCGCCGTGGAGCGCGCGACAGCGTATGCGGACGCTCTCGGGCTGGCATCCGTCTCCGCCGTCGAGATCGCGGATGCCGGCTTGCTCGCCGCCCACCCCGAGACTCCGGCTCCGATGGGTGCGCGCCTGATGGCCGCGTCCGCCACCGGACCGTCGTTCAGCCTGCAGCCGCCCGAGATCGTCGTCACCTCGGTGGTCGAGGGGCGCTTCCGCGCCGAGTGA
- a CDS encoding MFS transporter — protein sequence MIYGPTLLFAVGEGAVIPLIPVIADRLGADVAVAALVAAALVVGQLCGNIPAGWAVARFGERVTMGVAGIVVLAGLVGIVLAQSLAFFTGAVFLIGFCAASFALARHSFMTTRVPLTFRARALSLLGGTFRLGMFVGPFISAALLAVLGTETASIVFFAVCQIATILLVFFGPDPEKAVPVGAGSATRRDAGDSRDAEDTGEPVTGSIPTVERVGVFRTMWRYRGVLARLGLAASSLSAVRSARQVVLPLWGVSLGLDAGTIAVVVGVSGAIDFALFYASGQVMDRFGRLWAALPAMVLMGAGFFALSVTHELSSAAMWYAMFAAVLGVGNGLSSGILLTLGADVAPPSDPAAFLGSWRTLTDAGGAVAPLIVSALTAVASLSVGVGAMGLIAVLGAAGFIRWVPRYVPRTR from the coding sequence ATGATCTACGGCCCCACGCTGCTCTTCGCCGTGGGCGAAGGCGCCGTGATCCCCCTCATCCCCGTCATCGCCGACCGCCTCGGCGCCGACGTCGCGGTGGCCGCTCTCGTCGCCGCCGCGCTGGTCGTCGGGCAGCTCTGCGGCAACATCCCCGCCGGGTGGGCCGTGGCCCGCTTCGGCGAGCGCGTGACGATGGGCGTCGCCGGCATCGTCGTCCTGGCCGGTCTGGTGGGAATCGTCCTCGCCCAGTCGTTGGCGTTCTTCACCGGGGCGGTGTTCCTCATCGGCTTCTGCGCCGCGTCCTTCGCCTTGGCCCGCCACTCGTTCATGACCACGCGGGTCCCGCTCACCTTCCGCGCCCGGGCACTGTCGCTGCTGGGCGGCACGTTCCGCCTGGGCATGTTCGTCGGTCCGTTCATCTCGGCGGCCCTCTTGGCGGTGCTCGGCACCGAGACGGCATCCATCGTCTTCTTCGCTGTCTGCCAGATCGCCACGATCCTGCTGGTTTTCTTCGGTCCCGACCCCGAGAAGGCCGTCCCGGTGGGGGCGGGGTCTGCCACCCGGCGAGACGCGGGCGACTCCCGCGACGCAGAGGACACCGGCGAGCCCGTCACCGGCTCCATCCCGACCGTGGAGAGGGTCGGCGTGTTCCGCACGATGTGGCGGTACCGCGGGGTGCTCGCGCGTCTGGGACTCGCCGCCTCGTCGCTGTCGGCCGTGCGCTCGGCTCGTCAGGTGGTGCTGCCCCTGTGGGGCGTCTCGCTCGGATTGGATGCCGGAACGATCGCGGTGGTCGTCGGGGTCTCGGGAGCGATCGATTTCGCCCTGTTCTACGCCAGCGGCCAGGTGATGGACCGCTTCGGGCGCCTCTGGGCGGCCCTTCCCGCCATGGTCCTCATGGGTGCGGGGTTCTTCGCCCTGTCGGTCACGCACGAACTGTCGTCGGCGGCCATGTGGTACGCGATGTTCGCCGCGGTCCTGGGGGTCGGCAACGGCCTGTCGAGCGGCATCCTGCTCACTCTCGGCGCCGATGTGGCTCCGCCCAGCGACCCCGCAGCGTTCCTGGGTTCGTGGAGGACGTTGACGGATGCCGGCGGAGCTGTGGCCCCGTTGATCGTCTCCGCCCTGACCGCCGTCGCATCGTTGTCGGTCGGTGTCGGCGCGATGGGCCTCATCGCCGTCCTGGGTGCGGCCGGCTTCATCCGCTGGGTCCCGCGGTACGTGCCTCGTACCCGTTAG
- a CDS encoding inositol monophosphatase family protein yields the protein MSSIEEPAAPLADLTDDLALALRLADAADAVTMERFDSADLRIDTKPDRTHVTEADLATERAIRQILDAERPGDSVLGEEYGTSGDTSRRWVIDPIDGTHNYMRGIPVWATLIALTVDGVPRVGVVSQPAIGRRWWAAVGHGAWTATADGHTRRISVSAIDEVSASSISFQSIEQWDDVDLVPTLEKLARAVWRDRAYGDALPYMWLAEGRLELVAEFGVKEYDIAAIAPIVREAGGRFTAFDGTDRLDAGSSLATNGLLHDDFFALLHEEDAR from the coding sequence GTGTCCTCCATCGAAGAGCCCGCCGCGCCCCTCGCGGACCTGACCGACGATCTCGCGCTCGCCCTTCGTCTGGCCGATGCCGCCGATGCGGTGACGATGGAACGCTTCGACTCGGCTGACCTGCGGATCGATACGAAGCCCGACCGCACGCACGTCACCGAGGCCGACCTCGCCACCGAGCGGGCCATCCGTCAGATCCTGGATGCCGAGCGCCCCGGCGACTCCGTCCTCGGTGAGGAGTACGGCACCTCGGGTGACACCTCCCGACGCTGGGTCATCGACCCCATCGACGGCACGCACAACTACATGCGGGGGATCCCCGTGTGGGCGACTCTCATCGCGCTGACGGTGGACGGCGTCCCCCGGGTCGGCGTGGTCAGCCAGCCCGCTATCGGCCGACGCTGGTGGGCCGCCGTCGGACACGGCGCCTGGACTGCCACCGCCGACGGACACACCCGCCGCATCTCCGTGTCCGCGATCGATGAGGTCTCGGCATCCAGCATCAGCTTCCAGAGCATCGAGCAGTGGGACGACGTCGACCTCGTCCCCACCCTCGAGAAGCTCGCGAGGGCCGTGTGGCGCGACCGCGCGTACGGCGACGCCCTCCCCTACATGTGGCTCGCCGAGGGTCGCCTTGAGCTCGTCGCCGAGTTCGGCGTGAAAGAGTACGACATCGCCGCGATCGCCCCGATCGTCCGCGAGGCCGGAGGTCGCTTCACCGCTTTCGACGGCACCGACCGTCTCGACGCGGGATCCTCGCTCGCGACGAACGGTCTGCTGCACGACGACTTCTTCGCCCTGCTGCACGAGGAGGACGCCCGATGA
- a CDS encoding ATP-dependent nuclease: MTIQYRFSSILSTGGERIALAPSGVTCVVGGNNVGKSQLLRELRDLAYEEPTNGRVVAEKVEASVPEGSKDESLDWLRRHAVRYDLKPGENEHFAMRIGDHGITLEGFHFWVNAGSEQLHMGNIAPFFVEYAPAGTLSQYAAGFIDPSARESNYALLKLRASGELERELSALIAEAFGENLIMDRLDVQTRLRVGSINVPVPPFDSPTQAYADALSELPTLDVQGDGFRSFVGIASLVLTHRFDVLLVDEPEAFLHPGQCRVLGRWLASQAASKNMQLIVSTHDRDFVLGLLSVADTAPVNLLRLTRSSNKTHFTQISPDMVSDVWSTPVLRYSNVLQGLFHRKVVVCESDADCRFYSAALDDLAMKRNRRAVADDTLFVPASGKAGIPSVLKAVASLGVEAWAFPDFDVLQKKAELRNIVEAMGSSWDAHLDELYTETVRQANQDKMWGQLKVSGLQALPAGSVYMSARELLKRLTSIRIHLVPSGEMESFAKHLSGHSTQWVSAALHERVHESEAVARFVAPVLSD; the protein is encoded by the coding sequence ATGACCATCCAGTACCGCTTTTCCTCGATCTTGTCGACAGGTGGGGAGCGGATCGCGCTCGCGCCCTCGGGGGTTACTTGCGTTGTAGGCGGCAACAACGTGGGCAAGTCTCAATTGCTCCGTGAGCTACGAGACCTCGCTTACGAGGAGCCAACGAACGGGCGTGTAGTCGCAGAAAAGGTGGAAGCCTCTGTTCCGGAAGGCTCAAAGGATGAGTCCCTGGACTGGCTGCGCCGCCACGCGGTTCGCTACGATCTCAAACCGGGCGAGAACGAACACTTCGCAATGCGGATAGGCGATCACGGCATTACCCTCGAAGGTTTTCACTTCTGGGTAAATGCTGGGAGCGAGCAATTGCACATGGGCAATATCGCACCATTCTTTGTCGAATACGCCCCGGCGGGCACTCTCAGTCAGTACGCCGCCGGGTTTATCGACCCGAGTGCGCGGGAATCGAATTACGCGTTGCTGAAGTTGCGCGCTTCAGGTGAGTTGGAACGCGAACTGTCGGCCCTAATCGCGGAGGCTTTCGGTGAAAACTTGATTATGGACCGATTGGATGTCCAGACCCGTCTGCGAGTGGGTAGTATCAATGTTCCGGTGCCGCCATTCGACAGCCCCACGCAAGCCTACGCAGACGCTTTAAGCGAACTGCCGACGCTAGATGTGCAAGGTGACGGGTTTCGCAGTTTCGTTGGTATCGCCAGCCTTGTGCTGACTCACAGGTTTGACGTTCTTCTCGTCGATGAGCCGGAAGCGTTCCTGCACCCAGGGCAATGTCGAGTACTCGGCAGGTGGCTGGCATCGCAGGCTGCTTCTAAGAACATGCAGTTGATCGTCTCAACCCATGATCGGGATTTTGTCCTCGGCTTGCTTTCTGTGGCTGACACTGCACCGGTGAATCTCCTGCGTCTAACGCGTTCGTCGAATAAGACCCATTTCACTCAGATATCCCCCGATATGGTCTCAGATGTCTGGTCGACGCCCGTGCTCCGTTACTCCAATGTCTTGCAGGGCCTGTTTCATCGCAAGGTGGTGGTCTGCGAATCTGACGCCGATTGCCGGTTCTATTCGGCCGCGCTCGACGATCTCGCAATGAAGCGAAATAGGCGCGCGGTGGCAGACGATACGTTGTTCGTGCCAGCATCAGGGAAGGCGGGTATACCGAGCGTTCTCAAAGCTGTCGCGAGTCTCGGGGTCGAAGCCTGGGCATTCCCCGATTTCGACGTATTGCAGAAAAAGGCGGAGCTAAGGAACATTGTGGAGGCAATGGGGTCGTCTTGGGATGCGCATTTAGATGAGCTGTACACCGAGACGGTGCGGCAGGCAAACCAGGATAAAATGTGGGGTCAGCTGAAGGTCTCAGGACTCCAAGCACTTCCGGCAGGCAGCGTGTACATGTCCGCAAGAGAATTGCTCAAGCGGCTGACATCGATTCGTATCCACCTAGTGCCGTCCGGAGAGATGGAGTCTTTCGCGAAGCATTTGAGCGGGCACAGCACGCAATGGGTGTCCGCAGCCTTGCATGAGCGTGTTCATGAGAGTGAGGCTGTGGCGCGATTCGTCGCCCCCGTTTTATCGGATTGA
- a CDS encoding tyrosine-type recombinase/integrase: MSKSFDKKPDAEAHRAKIENSLRDDTYVSAETAALTVADAVTAWISSKKEPGDATMAKYNNAVNNYVIPRWGNTRLSAVKRTDVDQWVSALQNGSAPRRNGMKAHSGGLAPATIDGVLVPFIAGLRFAVSEGWIRRNPAEGVETPRVESDPVIFLTHAQLDHLVWTTRHMATPADALMIAAMGNIGLRIGEVAALTVGAVDLKRRRISVTATFTTDINGRPLVGRRAKTTAGTREVPIPPHLVDDLRALVRGRAASAPLFPSSTGTHLSVSNWRNRVWSKVTAEAGTPDGLTPKGLRHTAASLAIAAGADVLMVQRMLGHADATETLNTYAKLFPDRMDEVTERMSKAREKALRKRTASQGES; encoded by the coding sequence GTGTCCAAGTCATTCGACAAAAAGCCCGACGCCGAGGCACACCGAGCCAAAATCGAGAACTCTCTCCGCGATGACACCTACGTCTCGGCCGAGACCGCGGCCCTCACCGTCGCCGACGCCGTCACCGCGTGGATCAGCTCGAAGAAAGAGCCAGGCGACGCGACCATGGCGAAGTACAACAACGCGGTGAACAACTACGTCATCCCGCGATGGGGCAACACCCGCCTCAGCGCCGTCAAACGCACCGACGTCGACCAGTGGGTCTCTGCGCTCCAAAACGGCTCTGCGCCCCGCAGAAATGGCATGAAGGCGCACTCCGGCGGCCTCGCCCCCGCAACCATCGACGGCGTGCTCGTGCCGTTCATCGCGGGCCTACGGTTTGCGGTTTCCGAGGGATGGATCAGGCGCAACCCGGCCGAGGGAGTCGAGACGCCGCGCGTCGAGTCGGACCCCGTCATCTTCCTTACGCACGCGCAGCTCGACCACCTCGTGTGGACCACGAGACATATGGCCACTCCCGCCGACGCACTCATGATCGCGGCGATGGGGAATATCGGCCTCCGCATTGGCGAGGTAGCCGCTTTGACCGTCGGCGCCGTCGACCTCAAACGGCGCCGCATCTCCGTCACGGCGACCTTCACCACGGACATAAACGGACGCCCGCTCGTCGGGCGTCGAGCGAAGACCACCGCGGGCACGCGGGAGGTTCCAATTCCTCCGCACCTAGTCGACGACCTCCGCGCCCTCGTACGTGGTCGTGCCGCCAGCGCTCCCCTCTTCCCGTCATCGACCGGTACACACCTGAGCGTGTCGAACTGGAGGAACAGGGTGTGGTCCAAGGTGACCGCCGAGGCCGGAACGCCGGACGGCCTGACTCCGAAGGGTCTCCGACACACCGCCGCCTCTCTCGCTATCGCGGCAGGCGCTGACGTCCTCATGGTGCAACGGATGCTCGGCCACGCCGACGCCACGGAGACCCTGAACACTTACGCCAAGCTGTTCCCGGATCGCATGGATGAGGTCACGGAACGCATGTCGAAAGCTCGCGAGAAGGCACTCCGAAAGCGGACCGCCAGTCAGGGCGAATCCTGA
- a CDS encoding recombinase family protein has product MTTSQSIRLGYTRVSTSAQDEQLQLDALDGAKVLRRNRYSDHGVSGTKTSRPGLDAMLADAYAEREAGHEVTIVVYRLDRLGRSSLHIAQLLADLTERGINIESVSDGLNSATPMGRAMLQMASIFAEMERNIIAERTVAGLAAAKAQGRTGGRPKAIDSKQARTAQTLRDSGESVPDIAKTLGVSIATVYRTTKAPAGK; this is encoded by the coding sequence ATGACGACCTCGCAGAGCATCCGCCTCGGTTACACCCGTGTGTCGACCTCGGCTCAGGATGAGCAGCTCCAGCTCGACGCCCTCGACGGCGCGAAGGTGCTTCGCCGTAACCGGTACTCGGATCACGGCGTGAGCGGCACGAAGACCTCGCGCCCCGGACTCGACGCGATGCTCGCCGACGCCTACGCCGAGCGAGAGGCCGGGCACGAGGTGACGATCGTCGTCTACCGCCTCGATCGCCTCGGGCGCAGCTCGCTTCACATCGCGCAGCTCCTCGCCGACCTTACGGAACGCGGGATCAACATTGAATCGGTCTCGGACGGTCTGAATAGCGCCACCCCCATGGGGAGGGCCATGTTGCAAATGGCTTCGATCTTCGCGGAGATGGAACGCAACATCATCGCCGAGCGCACCGTCGCCGGACTCGCAGCAGCGAAGGCGCAGGGTCGCACCGGGGGCCGCCCCAAGGCGATCGACAGCAAGCAGGCCCGCACGGCGCAGACCCTCCGCGACTCTGGCGAGAGCGTGCCCGACATCGCAAAGACCCTCGGCGTGAGCATCGCGACCGTCTACAGGACCACGAAGGCACCCGCGGGCAAGTAG
- the smpB gene encoding SsrA-binding protein SmpB, with amino-acid sequence MPREQGEKLIASNKKARHDYAIEKTYEAGLVLTGTEVKSLRQGRANLTDGYAYIDGGQAFLDAVHIPEYSQGHWTNHSAKRTRKLLLHKEEIIKLSHAVSAGGYTLVPLRLYFLDGRAKVEIAVAKGKREFEKRQTIREREDKREAERAMRTKNRLGD; translated from the coding sequence ATGCCTCGTGAGCAGGGTGAGAAGCTCATCGCGTCGAACAAGAAGGCGCGTCACGACTACGCCATCGAGAAGACGTACGAAGCCGGATTGGTGCTCACGGGCACCGAGGTGAAGTCGCTGCGGCAAGGACGCGCGAACCTCACCGACGGCTACGCCTACATCGACGGCGGCCAGGCCTTCCTCGACGCCGTCCACATCCCCGAGTACTCGCAGGGCCACTGGACGAACCACTCGGCCAAGCGCACGCGCAAGCTGCTGCTGCACAAGGAAGAGATCATCAAGCTCTCGCACGCGGTGTCGGCGGGCGGATACACGCTCGTTCCGCTGCGGCTGTACTTCCTCGACGGGCGCGCGAAAGTCGAGATCGCGGTCGCCAAGGGCAAGCGCGAGTTCGAGAAGCGTCAGACGATCCGCGAGCGCGAGGACAAGCGCGAGGCCGAGCGCGCGATGCGCACGAAGAACCGCCTGGGCGACTGA
- the ftsX gene encoding permease-like cell division protein FtsX, which translates to MRFGLILSEAFTGLRRNASMVISVILVTFVSLTFVGAAMLMQMQIGKMQSYWADRAQVAVFMCAASSNAPTCVAGEPATQDQIDAVKATLDGQALAPLIRDYTFQTSDQVFENAKQQLPEDIAGVVTADQFNATFSINLVDQSQSDVIAEAFSGQNGVEAVTDQLQYLEPLFQALTVATYVAVGIAGLMLIAAVLLIATTIRLSAFARRKELGIMRLVGASNRFIQTPFIVEGVLAALIGSALASVAVWAIVGVGVNQYLRDRIGFITSWVDFGDVAIVIPLLVVIGIVLAALSASFAIRRWLRA; encoded by the coding sequence ATGAGGTTCGGGCTCATCCTCTCGGAGGCCTTCACCGGTCTTCGTCGCAACGCGTCGATGGTGATCTCGGTCATCCTCGTCACCTTCGTGTCGCTGACCTTCGTCGGGGCCGCGATGCTCATGCAGATGCAGATCGGCAAGATGCAGTCGTACTGGGCCGACCGCGCCCAGGTGGCGGTGTTCATGTGCGCGGCTTCATCGAACGCTCCGACCTGCGTGGCCGGTGAGCCGGCGACCCAGGACCAGATCGACGCCGTCAAGGCGACGCTCGACGGTCAGGCGCTCGCACCGCTGATCCGCGACTACACGTTCCAGACCAGCGACCAGGTCTTCGAGAACGCGAAGCAGCAGTTGCCCGAAGACATCGCCGGCGTCGTGACGGCGGATCAGTTCAACGCGACCTTCAGCATCAACCTGGTCGACCAGAGCCAGTCCGACGTCATCGCCGAGGCTTTCAGCGGGCAGAACGGTGTCGAAGCGGTCACCGATCAGCTGCAGTACCTCGAACCCCTTTTCCAAGCCCTCACCGTCGCGACCTACGTCGCGGTGGGGATCGCCGGGCTCATGCTGATCGCGGCCGTGCTGCTGATCGCCACGACCATCCGGCTCTCGGCGTTCGCGAGACGCAAGGAGCTCGGGATCATGCGTCTGGTGGGTGCGTCCAACCGTTTCATCCAGACGCCGTTCATCGTCGAGGGCGTGCTGGCCGCACTCATCGGTTCGGCGCTCGCGAGCGTGGCGGTGTGGGCGATCGTCGGCGTCGGGGTGAATCAGTACCTCAGAGACCGGATCGGCTTCATCACCTCGTGGGTGGACTTCGGCGACGTGGCGATCGTGATCCCGCTTCTGGTCGTGATCGGCATCGTGCTCGCGGCACTGAGTGCCAGCTTCGCCATCCGCCGCTGGCTGCGCGCCTAG
- the ftsE gene encoding cell division ATP-binding protein FtsE, with product MIRFENVTKRYRGTAKPALNAVDFEVQRGEFVFLVGASGSGKSSCLQLILRAETPSDGRVVVLGRDLRTLSNRKVPYFRRHIGSVFQDFRLLPNKTVHQNVAFTLQVTGASRGFIQQAVPEVLALVGLDGKEKRLPHELSGGEQQRVAIARALVNRPQVLLADEPTGNLDPGTSIDIMRLLARINAGGTTVVMATHEAGFVDQMQRRVIELRGGEMVRDERHGGYGDTSSLPRLAPEVERGAAAVAALTAVLEVQREVTGLTGPVEPLTKPAVAEPAPAASEAPAQNSEPEAPVAAEPREPGTNTRSIPVTRPDVDALGLADRLGLGEKKDRNDEVGPTS from the coding sequence ATGATCCGGTTCGAGAACGTCACCAAGCGGTATCGCGGCACCGCGAAGCCCGCCCTGAACGCCGTCGACTTCGAAGTGCAGCGGGGGGAGTTCGTCTTCCTCGTCGGCGCTTCGGGCTCCGGCAAGTCGTCGTGCCTGCAGCTCATCCTGCGCGCCGAGACCCCCAGCGACGGCCGCGTCGTCGTGCTCGGTCGCGACCTGCGCACGCTGTCGAACCGCAAGGTTCCCTACTTCCGCCGTCACATCGGTTCGGTGTTCCAGGACTTCCGGTTGCTGCCGAACAAGACGGTGCACCAGAACGTCGCCTTCACGCTGCAGGTGACCGGCGCCTCGCGCGGGTTCATCCAGCAGGCCGTGCCCGAGGTGCTGGCGCTCGTCGGCCTCGACGGCAAAGAGAAGCGTCTTCCGCACGAGCTGTCGGGTGGAGAACAGCAGCGCGTGGCGATCGCGCGCGCACTCGTCAACCGCCCGCAGGTGCTGCTCGCCGACGAGCCGACCGGAAACCTCGACCCCGGCACGTCGATCGACATCATGCGCCTGCTCGCGCGCATCAACGCCGGTGGCACGACCGTCGTCATGGCCACCCACGAGGCAGGCTTCGTCGACCAGATGCAGCGTCGCGTGATCGAGCTGCGCGGCGGTGAGATGGTGCGTGACGAACGTCACGGCGGCTACGGCGACACATCGAGCCTTCCGCGACTCGCGCCCGAGGTCGAGCGCGGTGCGGCGGCTGTGGCCGCTCTCACCGCCGTTCTCGAGGTGCAGCGCGAGGTCACCGGGCTCACGGGTCCGGTCGAGCCGTTGACGAAGCCGGCTGTCGCGGAGCCTGCTCCCGCGGCATCCGAGGCTCCCGCCCAGAACTCCGAGCCCGAGGCTCCCGTCGCCGCCGAGCCCCGTGAGCCTGGCACCAACACACGCTCCATCCCGGTCACCCGCCCCGACGTCGACGCTCTCGGTCTTGCCGACCGGCTCGGACTGGGCGAGAAGAAAGACCGCAACGACGAAGTGGGACCCACGTCATGA